The following are encoded together in the Acaryochloris thomasi RCC1774 genome:
- a CDS encoding phosphatidylinositol-specific phospholipase C domain-containing protein yields MRSQLQLHPVTSGRCHLLVAIGYLLSLSPGLKNPQGAIAQPVPKNWRALDTSTRAINEVTIPTTHNSYNYGPRFLLPNVNESIPEQLKNGVRGIELDPHSLGKKIQLFHGLRGLLGKQPASEVLAEISEFVQQHPSEVVVIKINSKVPGPELKALVDRAGLSPYLYVHKKGEAIPTSAELATTNRRVLITNAPGNLSSRLPLCTTRWNLQSPQALWPPREHRAPCSGEFFSVVAFAVEPFLGIGSSDYATIINDYKSLLNLAETAWKLNGKKVWRLEVDFPDIGNVYGVAETLNHWNILKGEVRSQNEVLPEVVWKCQYSIGEEEVETTTYGRFAFPMKPNEKVTITPSHPDYVFSPASLSVTNTAGQDIEENFTATRRRSGNQKNKRLKSRLQEPSPPARTE; encoded by the coding sequence ATGAGATCGCAACTCCAGCTCCACCCCGTCACGTCTGGTCGATGCCATCTGTTGGTGGCCATAGGATACCTGCTCAGCCTATCGCCTGGTCTCAAGAATCCTCAGGGAGCGATCGCACAGCCCGTTCCCAAAAACTGGCGTGCTCTTGATACATCGACAAGAGCCATCAATGAAGTCACCATCCCAACGACCCATAATTCCTACAATTATGGACCTAGATTCTTGCTACCAAACGTCAATGAATCAATACCTGAACAGCTCAAAAACGGCGTTCGAGGGATTGAGCTAGATCCGCATTCCCTAGGTAAAAAGATCCAGCTCTTTCACGGACTGCGAGGGCTGCTCGGTAAACAACCGGCCTCAGAAGTACTGGCAGAAATTTCAGAATTTGTGCAGCAACATCCCTCTGAAGTGGTTGTGATTAAAATCAACTCAAAGGTGCCTGGGCCAGAGCTAAAGGCTCTTGTTGATCGCGCGGGTCTCTCCCCCTACCTCTACGTTCACAAAAAAGGAGAGGCTATTCCCACTTCCGCAGAGCTAGCCACAACCAATCGTCGGGTTTTAATCACCAACGCTCCCGGTAATCTGTCCTCTCGGTTACCCCTCTGTACGACCCGCTGGAATTTACAATCACCCCAGGCGCTGTGGCCCCCTAGAGAGCATCGTGCCCCCTGTTCTGGCGAATTTTTCTCTGTTGTTGCCTTTGCGGTAGAGCCATTTCTGGGCATTGGTTCATCAGATTATGCCACCATCATTAATGACTATAAATCGCTGCTGAACTTAGCAGAAACAGCCTGGAAGCTAAATGGTAAAAAGGTGTGGCGGCTTGAGGTTGATTTCCCCGACATTGGCAATGTATATGGGGTGGCCGAGACGCTCAACCACTGGAATATTCTGAAGGGCGAAGTTCGTAGTCAAAACGAAGTCCTCCCAGAAGTTGTATGGAAGTGTCAGTACTCTATTGGTGAGGAAGAGGTAGAAACAACGACCTATGGGCGCTTTGCTTTCCCGATGAAGCCCAATGAGAAAGTAACGATCACGCCTTCACATCCTGATTATGTGTTTAGTCCGGCTTCTTTGAGCGTTACTAATACAGCGGGGCAAGATATTGAAGAGAACTTTACCGCAACCCGTCGTCGATCAGGCAATCAGAAGAACAAGCGATTGAAATCGCGGCTACAGGAACCAAGTCCGCCTGCGCGGACTGAGTAG
- the tnpA gene encoding IS200/IS605 family transposase — translation MRRNFTQLYVHLVWATWDRLPLITPTICSQIYSVMTYECQQLKCTVVAVGGVEDHVHLLTSFPANVSISRLVKQVKGSVSHCVTRQHQAPKFFKWQGSYAAFTVNHRDLNPIAVYIHNQREHHQHQTTISNWEIPIKEHP, via the coding sequence ATGAGACGAAATTTTACACAGCTATACGTGCATCTTGTCTGGGCAACCTGGGATCGATTGCCGCTGATTACGCCGACAATCTGCTCGCAGATTTATAGTGTTATGACATACGAATGTCAGCAATTGAAATGCACCGTCGTTGCGGTTGGTGGAGTCGAAGATCACGTCCACTTGCTGACCAGTTTCCCTGCCAATGTCTCGATCTCCAGGCTAGTAAAACAGGTTAAAGGAAGTGTATCCCACTGCGTAACCCGCCAACATCAAGCCCCTAAATTTTTCAAGTGGCAAGGCAGCTATGCGGCATTCACGGTAAATCATCGGGATCTAAATCCAATTGCAGTCTATATCCACAACCAACGAGAGCATCATCAACATCAAACGACAATCTCTAATTGGGAAATCCCGATAAAAGAGCATCCTTAA
- a CDS encoding PRC-barrel domain-containing protein: protein MAITDQVQQRSDFIGTQVITRSTGKKLGVINQLWADVDQREVVVLGLRNTLVTGEQRYMDIDSIRQIGDVILVDDETAIEEINTYNYSTLINNEVITETGELLGKVRGYRFDTVSGEISGLVIASIGVPLIPSQLLSTYELPVEEIASSGPDRLVVFEGAEERLNQLTVGVMERLGLGIPPWEQDEEEDYIPRTASTSNQLGAGTSATAYAPNRRSEKAEQAWEEEEWDEAPQQAQQPVYEEEENWDDEAPAARAPYEPEDDPWADKDDDYEPQELKIPERQKIPEYEREPDY, encoded by the coding sequence ATGGCTATTACTGATCAGGTTCAACAGCGGTCTGATTTTATCGGCACCCAAGTGATTACCCGCAGCACGGGTAAGAAACTAGGCGTCATCAATCAGCTCTGGGCAGATGTCGATCAGCGAGAAGTCGTCGTTCTCGGCCTTCGCAATACCCTCGTCACAGGCGAGCAGCGCTACATGGATATCGACAGCATCCGTCAGATTGGCGATGTGATTTTGGTCGATGACGAGACAGCCATTGAAGAAATCAACACCTATAACTACAGCACCCTGATCAATAACGAAGTGATCACCGAAACCGGAGAATTGCTGGGCAAAGTGAGAGGCTACCGATTTGACACCGTTTCTGGAGAAATTTCGGGATTAGTCATCGCTTCAATTGGTGTGCCGTTAATTCCGTCCCAGCTGCTTAGCACCTATGAGCTACCGGTAGAGGAAATCGCCAGCAGCGGCCCCGATCGTCTTGTCGTGTTTGAAGGGGCAGAAGAACGCCTTAATCAGCTCACCGTAGGCGTCATGGAGCGCCTGGGCCTGGGCATTCCGCCCTGGGAACAGGACGAAGAAGAAGACTACATTCCTCGGACAGCTTCGACCAGCAATCAACTAGGTGCGGGTACGAGTGCAACAGCCTATGCCCCTAACCGCCGCAGTGAAAAAGCTGAGCAAGCCTGGGAAGAAGAAGAATGGGATGAGGCTCCTCAGCAGGCGCAGCAGCCCGTCTATGAAGAGGAAGAGAACTGGGATGATGAGGCGCCTGCGGCTAGAGCCCCCTATGAACCTGAGGATGATCCCTGGGCAGACAAGGATGATGACTATGAGCCTCAGGAGCTGAAGATTCCTGAGCGGCAGAAGATTCCTGAGTATGAGCGAGAGCCTGATTACTAA
- the murQ gene encoding N-acetylmuramic acid 6-phosphate etherase encodes MQLSQSGLQERGHLLTEQANPNSQDLDQMTALGIVDVFNQEDAQAVAAIATTRESLAATIEATAEALRQGGRLFYVGAGTSGRLGVLDAAECPPTFCTEPERVQGILAGGAAALLKSSEALEDLAEGGAEAIAQAQVTDVDVVVGITAGGTTPYVHGALKEARSRGATTVFMACVPADQVSAEVDIDIRLPVGPEVLAGSTRLKAGTATKLALNIISTGAMVRLGKVYGNRMVDVSVTNTKLLDRALRIICDLTDLSRDQAMEVLERCDRNVKLSLLVHWTGLSPEAGTELLAQHQGQLRQAISSHAG; translated from the coding sequence GTGCAGCTATCTCAGTCTGGTTTACAGGAGCGAGGACATCTCTTAACGGAGCAGGCAAATCCCAATAGCCAAGATTTAGACCAAATGACGGCTTTGGGGATTGTTGATGTTTTTAATCAGGAAGACGCCCAGGCTGTGGCTGCGATCGCAACTACCCGAGAATCCCTCGCCGCCACCATCGAAGCGACTGCAGAAGCTTTGCGTCAAGGCGGGCGACTTTTCTATGTGGGCGCGGGTACTAGCGGTCGTTTGGGCGTCCTAGACGCTGCCGAATGTCCGCCCACCTTCTGCACCGAACCCGAAAGGGTACAGGGAATCCTGGCTGGCGGCGCGGCTGCTCTATTAAAAAGTTCTGAAGCCCTTGAAGACTTGGCCGAAGGCGGTGCCGAGGCGATCGCGCAGGCTCAGGTGACGGATGTGGACGTGGTTGTGGGCATCACGGCGGGTGGCACGACTCCCTACGTACACGGGGCTTTGAAAGAAGCTCGCAGTCGCGGCGCAACCACCGTGTTTATGGCCTGTGTACCGGCAGATCAGGTGAGTGCTGAAGTCGATATCGACATTCGTTTGCCCGTGGGCCCCGAAGTACTAGCCGGGTCTACGCGCTTAAAGGCAGGGACGGCGACGAAGCTGGCGCTGAACATTATCTCCACGGGGGCAATGGTGCGCTTGGGTAAGGTGTATGGCAATCGCATGGTGGATGTTTCGGTCACGAATACGAAGCTTTTAGATCGCGCCCTGCGGATTATTTGTGATCTGACGGATTTGAGCCGAGATCAGGCAATGGAGGTTTTGGAGAGATGCGATCGCAACGTCAAACTTTCTCTCCTCGTCCACTGGACCGGACTTTCCCCCGAAGCCGGTACGGAACTATTAGCGCAACACCAAGGGCAACTTCGACAAGCCATCTCAAGTCACGCTGGTTAG
- a CDS encoding aldo/keto reductase — MQKTLGKSGPEVTAIGIGTWSWGDRIFWGYGNQYDAADVEAAFLAAVEAGITLFDTAEVYGLGESERLLGRFSQTHSVQIATKYGPLPWRLTGQSVTDALQDSLKRLQASRITLYQVHWPFNFLMSSESLFSALAQAVSDGWIETVGVSNYSATQMTEAHRILARHGVPLAVNQVRYALVNRQIEQNGILEAARRLGVTILAYSPLAQGLLTGKYAAGAKPDGARQLDSRFSTQGLTKLAPVTQLLQQYADRHERTMAQVALNWLIHQEGVIAIPGAKTAKQARDNAGAMGWSLTEQEHSELERVSRPWLQ; from the coding sequence ATGCAAAAAACGCTGGGCAAAAGTGGACCAGAGGTCACCGCAATTGGTATTGGCACATGGTCCTGGGGGGATCGCATCTTTTGGGGATACGGTAACCAATATGATGCGGCAGATGTCGAGGCGGCCTTTCTAGCTGCAGTTGAGGCAGGCATCACTTTATTTGATACCGCTGAGGTCTATGGCCTCGGAGAGTCAGAGCGGCTGTTGGGACGCTTCAGTCAAACCCATTCGGTGCAAATCGCCACCAAGTATGGACCGCTGCCCTGGCGGCTCACCGGGCAATCGGTCACAGATGCACTTCAAGACAGTTTGAAACGCTTACAGGCAAGTCGTATCACGCTCTACCAAGTCCATTGGCCTTTCAATTTTTTGATGAGTTCAGAGTCTCTCTTTTCTGCCTTGGCCCAAGCGGTGAGCGATGGATGGATTGAGACGGTAGGGGTCAGCAACTACAGCGCGACCCAAATGACGGAAGCTCATCGGATTTTGGCGCGCCACGGCGTACCGCTGGCGGTGAATCAGGTTCGCTACGCCCTCGTCAATCGTCAAATTGAACAGAACGGTATTTTAGAAGCTGCTCGCCGGCTAGGGGTTACTATTTTGGCCTATAGCCCCCTCGCGCAGGGATTGCTAACCGGGAAATATGCTGCAGGTGCGAAACCAGACGGTGCTCGTCAGCTTGATAGTCGCTTTAGTACTCAGGGGCTGACAAAACTAGCGCCGGTCACGCAGTTACTGCAGCAATATGCAGATCGCCATGAACGCACCATGGCACAGGTTGCGCTCAACTGGCTGATTCACCAAGAGGGTGTGATTGCAATTCCGGGGGCGAAGACAGCGAAGCAGGCCCGTGATAATGCCGGTGCAATGGGCTGGTCGCTGACGGAACAGGAACATTCAGAACTAGAGCGAGTTAGTCGTCCTTGGCTGCAGTAG
- a CDS encoding mechanosensitive ion channel, which translates to MEDFIQNISGELGKSVPSLINAILILVVGWIVAVVAAWIVKGLLSKTDLDNRLASWVTGSSDSKVVEGVERWISTGVFWIVMTFVVIAFLNALQLEAVSTPLQSFLDQILTALPKLAYALVLLGVAWLLATLSRLLLVRGLKSFSLDDRLNASVTDEEAGSAPPPILVSETMGDILYWLIFLLFLPAILGVLGLEGTLVPVQSMVDQFLAFLPNIVGALVIGLVGWFLARIVRMIVTKFLAAAGADRLGEQFGLSQATGGQRLSALAGTVVYVLILIPAIISALQRLNVRAISEPAVQMLGQVLNALPKIFTAAVILGIAYVVGKIVADLVTSLLTGVGFNNVFTWLGLQASQDSPGTASSSSTVGSTSPASELSASSDSSTLPQKTPSEIAGIVVLVGFILVALIPATDVLQFAPLTSVVTSLLAILAQVLVGVFVFAIGLYLANLAFNLISSSGGGQARLVAQAARVAIIALVSAMALQQMGIATNIVNLAFGLMFGSVAVALAVAFGFGSMDVAGEQVRHWLNDFKSRD; encoded by the coding sequence ATGGAAGACTTCATTCAAAATATATCTGGTGAGCTAGGCAAATCGGTGCCCAGCCTCATCAATGCGATTCTGATTCTAGTCGTTGGCTGGATCGTCGCGGTTGTTGCAGCGTGGATTGTCAAAGGACTGCTTTCTAAGACTGACCTCGATAATCGCCTCGCCAGTTGGGTTACGGGTAGCTCTGATTCGAAAGTGGTTGAGGGCGTTGAGAGATGGATCTCAACCGGTGTCTTCTGGATTGTGATGACCTTTGTGGTCATTGCTTTTCTGAATGCGCTGCAGCTCGAAGCTGTGTCAACTCCGCTGCAAAGCTTTCTCGATCAGATTCTCACGGCATTGCCCAAGCTGGCTTATGCCCTAGTGCTGCTTGGGGTCGCTTGGCTGCTGGCAACGCTGTCTCGGCTCCTGCTCGTTCGAGGGCTGAAGTCTTTCTCTCTCGATGATCGGCTTAACGCTTCAGTGACTGACGAAGAAGCAGGTAGTGCCCCTCCCCCAATTCTCGTTAGCGAGACAATGGGAGATATTCTCTACTGGCTGATTTTCCTTTTATTCCTGCCTGCGATTTTGGGCGTTTTGGGTCTGGAAGGGACCTTAGTGCCCGTCCAATCGATGGTGGATCAGTTCCTGGCCTTCTTGCCTAATATTGTGGGTGCTTTGGTCATTGGTCTTGTGGGCTGGTTCCTAGCCCGCATTGTGCGCATGATTGTGACCAAGTTCTTGGCGGCGGCTGGTGCAGATCGCTTGGGTGAACAGTTTGGTCTGAGTCAGGCAACCGGCGGTCAGCGTCTATCAGCGCTCGCTGGCACGGTTGTCTATGTCTTGATTCTGATTCCTGCCATTATCTCGGCGCTACAGCGCTTGAATGTGCGTGCGATCTCTGAGCCTGCGGTTCAGATGCTAGGGCAGGTTTTGAATGCGCTACCAAAGATTTTCACGGCGGCGGTCATTTTGGGCATTGCCTATGTTGTAGGTAAAATCGTTGCCGATCTCGTGACCAGTCTGCTGACTGGGGTCGGCTTCAATAATGTATTCACGTGGTTGGGGCTACAGGCAAGCCAAGACTCACCGGGAACGGCTTCTAGCAGCAGTACTGTTGGATCGACGTCACCTGCTTCTGAGCTGTCTGCAAGCTCTGATTCATCAACGCTGCCACAGAAAACTCCTTCTGAGATTGCGGGCATCGTGGTCCTCGTCGGGTTTATCTTAGTTGCTTTGATTCCAGCAACGGATGTTCTGCAGTTTGCGCCATTAACCTCTGTGGTTACGAGCCTGTTGGCGATTCTAGCCCAAGTGCTTGTTGGGGTCTTTGTGTTTGCGATCGGCCTTTATCTAGCTAATTTGGCCTTCAATCTGATCTCTAGTTCTGGTGGTGGTCAGGCAAGGCTAGTGGCTCAGGCTGCTCGAGTGGCCATCATTGCTTTGGTCTCCGCTATGGCGCTGCAGCAAATGGGCATTGCGACGAATATTGTTAATCTTGCTTTCGGATTAATGTTTGGGTCTGTGGCGGTTGCCCTTGCGGTTGCCTTTGGATTTGGCAGCATGGATGTGGCTGGCGAGCAGGTCCGGCATTGGCTGAACGATTTCAAATCTCGTGATTGA
- the mscL gene encoding large conductance mechanosensitive channel protein MscL, giving the protein MANSNGGSGGFLKEFGEFLSKGNVVDLAVAVIIGGAFGKIVTSLVEDIITPAILNPAMKAAGVDQLSQLSINGIKYGLFLAAVLNFIVIAFVIFLMIRSIEKARRKLQRQQTLEEAETAAPDPTVELTAALHQLDQTIRTQGRSI; this is encoded by the coding sequence ATGGCAAATAGTAACGGCGGAAGTGGTGGCTTTCTGAAAGAATTTGGTGAGTTTCTATCTAAGGGAAATGTTGTTGATCTGGCAGTTGCCGTCATCATCGGCGGTGCATTCGGTAAAATTGTCACCTCATTGGTTGAAGACATCATTACGCCCGCAATTCTCAATCCAGCAATGAAAGCGGCTGGCGTCGATCAACTCTCTCAGCTTTCTATCAATGGTATTAAGTACGGCTTATTTTTAGCCGCAGTCCTTAACTTCATTGTGATTGCATTTGTAATTTTTCTGATGATCCGCTCAATTGAAAAAGCACGACGGAAACTGCAGCGGCAACAAACCCTTGAAGAAGCAGAAACTGCAGCGCCAGATCCAACAGTGGAGCTGACTGCTGCCCTCCATCAGCTCGATCAAACGATTCGCACTCAGGGGCGTTCCATTTAG
- the asnS gene encoding asparagine--tRNA ligase encodes MSVRRVIDLLRSGEPKQAATVQGWVRTKRELKNFSFLEINDGSSLQGLQVVLDQKLPDYADLLRSLTTGASVSVSGVLVASQGNKQRIELHAETLQVWGESDSETYPLQKKRHSFEFLRTIAHLRSRTNTLGSVFRVRNTCSQAIHQFFQERDFLWVHTPIITGSDCEGAGEQLAVTHFNPQQIPLTEAGDVDYGQDFFGKPTYLTVSGQLEAEAMALAFSNVYTFGPTFRAENSNTSRHLAEFWMVEPEMAFCDLQGDMDLAEAFLKHIFKTVLDHCAEDMEFFNLRIDQSVLETAEQIVNQEFERISYGDAIATLTKANHPFEYPVEWGLDLQSEHERYLCEELFKKPVIVTDYPKEIKAFYMRLNDDGKTVAAMDVLVPKLGEIIGGAQREERLDVLEQRILAQGLSLEDYWWYLDLRRYGTVPHAGFGLGFERLVQFMTGMANIRDVIPFPRTPLNAEF; translated from the coding sequence ATGTCTGTTCGACGCGTGATTGATTTACTCCGCTCAGGAGAACCGAAACAAGCTGCTACTGTCCAAGGTTGGGTAAGAACGAAACGAGAGCTCAAGAATTTTTCTTTTCTAGAAATAAATGATGGGTCTTCACTACAGGGGCTACAGGTTGTTCTGGATCAAAAGTTGCCTGACTATGCAGATCTGCTGCGGTCACTAACGACAGGCGCTTCTGTATCTGTATCGGGTGTGCTTGTTGCTTCGCAGGGTAACAAGCAGCGAATTGAGCTCCATGCAGAGACTTTGCAGGTTTGGGGAGAAAGCGATTCTGAGACCTATCCGTTACAGAAAAAAAGGCACTCTTTTGAGTTTTTGCGGACGATTGCTCACTTGCGATCGCGCACCAATACGCTCGGCTCTGTTTTTCGAGTCAGGAACACCTGTTCTCAAGCCATTCACCAGTTTTTTCAGGAGCGTGATTTTCTCTGGGTGCATACGCCGATCATTACGGGCAGTGACTGCGAAGGGGCTGGTGAACAGCTAGCGGTGACCCACTTTAATCCGCAGCAGATTCCGCTGACGGAGGCTGGAGACGTTGATTATGGGCAGGACTTTTTCGGAAAACCAACTTATCTGACGGTGAGTGGACAGCTAGAGGCGGAGGCAATGGCGCTCGCTTTTAGTAATGTGTACACCTTTGGTCCAACGTTTCGGGCAGAAAATTCTAATACGTCTCGACATCTGGCTGAGTTTTGGATGGTGGAGCCGGAGATGGCTTTCTGCGATCTGCAGGGAGATATGGATTTAGCGGAGGCGTTTCTCAAACATATATTCAAGACGGTCTTAGATCACTGCGCTGAAGATATGGAATTTTTCAATCTTCGGATTGATCAGTCGGTGCTGGAGACGGCTGAACAGATTGTTAATCAAGAGTTTGAACGAATTAGCTATGGAGATGCGATCGCAACCCTAACCAAAGCCAACCATCCCTTTGAATATCCGGTTGAATGGGGGCTAGATTTGCAATCAGAGCACGAGCGATACCTCTGCGAAGAATTGTTCAAAAAGCCCGTGATCGTCACCGACTACCCCAAAGAGATTAAAGCCTTTTACATGCGCCTCAACGATGATGGCAAAACAGTCGCCGCGATGGACGTTCTAGTTCCCAAGCTGGGCGAAATCATCGGCGGCGCTCAAAGAGAAGAGCGGCTAGACGTTCTAGAGCAACGTATATTAGCGCAAGGCTTATCACTAGAAGATTACTGGTGGTACCTCGACCTGCGGCGGTACGGCACCGTCCCCCATGCAGGATTCGGCCTTGGCTTTGAACGGCTGGTACAGTTTATGACCGGCATGGCTAATATCCGAGATGTGATCCCCTTTCCACGGACGCCCCTCAATGCTGAGTTTTAG
- a CDS encoding polysaccharide biosynthesis/export family protein, translating to MSHSVRPLIIATLAASVMGGAPAWAASGQSEQSVNKSETPLLVAAVNPNSYILGPGDQVQLTLFGQDNLFPTPYLVLVDGTISLPFIGNVPVAGRSIGQVEQDLNARYSRYYKRPLVTVILTRPRSLNLAIAGEVRRPGTYPIDSPEQIPTVTQLIQLAGGTTQSADLSRVQVKRTGNEVESLDLLKLLTEGSISENIDLRDGDTVIIPPSDSLNLADSDLIASASFSAATSEPLNIAVVGEVYRPGPHTIRPGSANVNEAGEVGQNRGGGTGREFPTVTQAIQTAGGIKPEANVSQVQVRRRSRNGSEQLIDVDLWKLLQEGDLKQDIALQQGDTVIVPKGEGFTAQDQVTLSAASFSPATIDVNVVGEVTRPGVVQVPPNTPLNTAMLSAGGFNTSRAKKSSVQLIRLNPDGTVTQRKVKIDFDQPVNEETNPALRNNDVVVVDRSGLTKFSDSVTSVFAPIRGVGGATGIFRTFF from the coding sequence ATGTCCCACTCTGTCCGACCCCTCATCATTGCCACCTTAGCAGCCTCCGTAATGGGTGGTGCCCCTGCATGGGCTGCTTCAGGGCAGTCAGAGCAGTCAGTCAATAAGTCTGAGACTCCGCTTTTGGTCGCCGCTGTTAATCCCAACAGCTATATCTTGGGGCCAGGCGATCAGGTTCAGCTGACATTGTTTGGACAGGATAACTTATTCCCTACACCCTATCTTGTCTTAGTTGATGGCACCATTAGCCTTCCCTTCATTGGTAATGTTCCCGTTGCTGGACGCAGTATTGGTCAGGTTGAGCAAGACCTTAACGCCCGCTACAGCCGCTACTATAAGCGACCCCTGGTCACCGTGATTTTAACCAGGCCCCGTTCCTTAAATCTTGCCATTGCAGGCGAAGTTAGACGGCCTGGTACTTATCCCATCGATAGCCCAGAGCAAATTCCCACGGTCACTCAACTCATTCAGCTTGCCGGTGGCACCACCCAGTCTGCCGATTTATCCAGGGTTCAGGTGAAGCGCACCGGCAACGAGGTGGAATCGCTTGATTTATTAAAACTGCTCACTGAAGGCAGCATCAGTGAGAACATCGACTTGAGAGACGGAGACACGGTCATCATCCCGCCCTCAGATAGTCTCAATCTTGCAGACTCAGATCTCATTGCCTCTGCTAGCTTTTCTGCGGCTACCTCAGAACCGCTCAATATTGCTGTGGTTGGCGAAGTTTACCGACCTGGCCCCCATACGATTCGGCCGGGTAGTGCAAACGTTAATGAAGCCGGTGAAGTTGGCCAGAATAGAGGAGGAGGGACCGGACGGGAATTTCCTACAGTCACTCAGGCCATCCAAACTGCCGGAGGAATCAAGCCAGAAGCAAATGTGAGCCAAGTTCAGGTTCGTCGACGCAGCCGTAATGGTTCAGAGCAACTAATTGATGTCGACTTGTGGAAGCTTTTGCAGGAAGGCGATCTCAAGCAGGATATTGCACTTCAACAGGGTGACACTGTTATTGTTCCCAAAGGTGAAGGTTTCACTGCACAGGATCAAGTTACTCTTTCCGCAGCCAGCTTCTCCCCCGCAACGATTGATGTCAATGTCGTGGGTGAGGTGACCCGACCTGGCGTTGTTCAAGTCCCCCCCAACACCCCTTTGAACACAGCAATGCTATCTGCCGGTGGTTTCAACACCAGTCGGGCTAAGAAAAGCTCCGTCCAGCTTATTCGCCTCAATCCTGACGGCACTGTAACCCAGCGCAAAGTTAAAATTGACTTCGATCAGCCCGTGAATGAGGAAACCAACCCAGCTCTTCGTAACAATGATGTGGTGGTGGTTGATCGTTCAGGTCTGACGAAGTTCTCCGATTCAGTAACAAGCGTATTTGCACCTATTAGAGGTGTAGGAGGCGCAACGGGTATCTTTAGAACCTTCTTCTAG
- the glgA gene encoding glycogen synthase GlgA: MRILFVAAEASPLAKAGGMGVVTGSLSKVLRAMGHDVRIFLPYYGSLPKTLKVSSCPVWDGSAMFEKFSVYETVLPETDVPLYLFQHSCFDGPHIYGLENDDWRFTFFANGAAEFCWNHWKPQIIHCHDWHTGMIPVWMHQSPDIATVFTIHNLAYQGPSRARLEQITWCPWYMEGHNTMAAALRYADRVTTVSPTYAEQIKTPAYGENLEELLASIGDKVLGIINGIDPTSYDPSVDASLPQTYSSAELDHRKINKASLQKELGLQERPQAWLVSMVTRLVEQKGIDLVLQVLDRFLAYTDSQFVLLGTGDRYYETQLWQLAARYSGRMSVQLLYDDALSRRIYAGSDVALMPSRFEPCGISQLIAMRYGCVPIVRRTGGLVDTVAHYNPRHQTGTGYCFDRYEPLDLYTCLVRAWEGYHYEDSWQALQTRAMETDVSWEQSSLAYNRLYNSVSNLPLESIPQKNQATTSAKATLE, from the coding sequence ATGCGGATTCTTTTTGTCGCTGCAGAGGCATCGCCGCTCGCAAAAGCGGGTGGTATGGGTGTCGTGACAGGATCCTTGTCTAAGGTTCTGCGGGCCATGGGCCACGATGTCCGTATTTTTCTGCCCTACTACGGCTCCCTGCCCAAGACTCTAAAGGTCTCGAGCTGCCCTGTGTGGGATGGCTCGGCTATGTTTGAAAAGTTCTCCGTCTACGAGACCGTTTTACCTGAGACGGATGTACCGCTGTATCTATTTCAGCATTCCTGCTTTGATGGCCCTCACATTTACGGCCTAGAAAATGATGATTGGCGATTTACATTCTTTGCCAATGGTGCGGCAGAGTTTTGCTGGAATCACTGGAAACCTCAAATTATTCACTGCCATGACTGGCATACGGGCATGATCCCGGTCTGGATGCACCAATCGCCAGATATTGCCACCGTTTTTACAATCCATAATTTGGCTTATCAGGGGCCATCTAGAGCGCGCCTCGAACAAATAACCTGGTGTCCCTGGTACATGGAGGGACACAACACAATGGCAGCAGCCTTGCGATACGCCGATCGGGTCACTACGGTCTCCCCGACCTATGCAGAGCAGATCAAGACTCCAGCCTACGGAGAAAATCTGGAAGAACTCCTCGCCTCTATTGGTGATAAAGTCCTTGGCATCATTAATGGCATTGACCCTACCTCCTATGATCCGTCAGTGGACGCTAGCTTGCCTCAAACCTATAGCTCTGCAGAGCTGGATCATCGCAAGATAAACAAAGCCTCGCTACAAAAAGAATTGGGATTACAGGAACGTCCTCAGGCTTGGCTGGTGTCAATGGTCACCCGATTGGTCGAGCAAAAGGGGATCGATCTTGTTCTGCAAGTCTTAGATCGGTTTTTAGCCTACACTGACTCTCAATTTGTTTTGCTGGGTACCGGTGACCGCTACTACGAAACCCAGTTATGGCAACTGGCCGCTCGATATTCGGGACGTATGTCAGTCCAATTGCTCTATGACGATGCACTCTCTCGAAGGATATATGCTGGGTCAGATGTTGCCCTGATGCCGAGTCGATTTGAACCCTGTGGTATCAGTCAACTCATTGCAATGCGCTACGGCTGCGTTCCTATCGTGCGCCGGACTGGCGGTCTTGTTGATACTGTCGCTCACTATAACCCGCGACATCAAACTGGAACAGGTTATTGCTTCGATCGCTATGAACCTCTCGATTTATACACTTGCCTCGTGCGAGCATGGGAGGGATATCATTACGAAGATTCTTGGCAGGCGTTGCAAACAAGAGCAATGGAAACGGATGTCAGTTGGGAGCAGTCTTCTCTGGCCTATAACCGCCTCTATAACTCAGTTTCAAATCTCCCTCTAGAAAGTATTCCGCAGAAGAATCAAGCAACTACCTCAGCCAAAGCTACCTTAGAATAG